Proteins encoded within one genomic window of Phototrophicus methaneseepsis:
- a CDS encoding WD40 repeat domain-containing protein produces MTFIGPRDCIDHFEVISPANAQRIQEVAIGKGHRSWLKAVAFAHNGTMIATASRDHTVVLWDAREASLTPIQVLEGHESLVWSVAFSPDDRLLASCGHDGSVRLWMLDGEMYEFTRLNDHNGAVYNVAFSADGRLLATAAHDTTVRLRDISALPTTGRIGASAKLSHISHVYGVALSPDNQWLATASRDSLVRLWPIAGDLHQLAHTEPYGLGGHQSYLNAVCFSPDSCTLATASHDQTVRLWDLTNRGQAHILKGHRDAITALAYSPDGRTLATTSKDGTVRLWDVRHHREITQIIKPQIYSNCLCFSPDGTLLILGWADGTISGWTVLS; encoded by the coding sequence GTGACCTTCATCGGACCCCGTGACTGTATTGATCATTTTGAAGTGATTTCCCCGGCAAACGCCCAGAGAATACAAGAAGTCGCTATTGGTAAGGGCCATCGTAGCTGGCTGAAAGCTGTGGCCTTCGCACATAATGGCACCATGATCGCCACCGCCTCGCGTGATCATACCGTTGTGTTATGGGATGCACGCGAAGCCTCCCTGACGCCGATACAGGTATTGGAAGGTCACGAATCGCTGGTGTGGTCCGTGGCTTTTTCGCCAGATGATCGACTTTTAGCATCGTGCGGGCATGATGGCAGTGTGCGCTTGTGGATGCTGGATGGCGAGATGTATGAATTCACCCGTTTGAATGACCATAATGGGGCTGTCTATAACGTGGCATTTTCAGCCGATGGCCGCTTATTGGCGACAGCAGCCCACGACACAACCGTACGGCTGCGAGACATCAGCGCCTTGCCGACGACAGGCCGCATAGGGGCCAGCGCCAAACTGAGCCACATTAGCCATGTTTATGGGGTCGCCCTTTCGCCAGATAACCAGTGGTTGGCAACAGCCTCGCGCGATAGTCTGGTGCGTCTGTGGCCTATCGCCGGGGATTTGCATCAACTGGCACATACAGAGCCTTATGGCCTTGGCGGCCATCAGAGCTATTTGAATGCAGTTTGCTTTTCGCCGGATAGCTGTACATTGGCGACAGCATCGCATGATCAGACAGTGCGCCTATGGGACCTGACAAATAGGGGCCAGGCCCATATTTTAAAAGGACATCGCGATGCCATCACGGCACTGGCTTATTCACCGGATGGCCGCACCCTGGCGACAACCAGCAAAGATGGTACCGTCCGCTTATGGGATGTGCGCCATCATCGAGAGATCACCCAGATCATCAAGCCACAAATCTATAGCAACTGCCTCTGTTTTTCACCGGATGGCACTTTGCTGATCCTGGGTTGGGCAGATGGCACGATCAGCGGTTGGACAGTGCTGTCTTAA
- a CDS encoding hydroxyacid dehydrogenase: MIYTVLIPDNVDQKAVDLLEGTEGLNVVYTGKLSQEELAAQAGEAHAMIIRSGVKITPEVLAAAPNLKAVARAGVGVDNVDLDAATSHGVIVMNTPGGNTISTAEHTFGLMIALARYIPQGDASLRAGRWDRKSFVGVELKDKVLGLIGFGRIGKAIARRAQAFDMTVIAYDPYIEPSAGTELGVELVQLDALYAQADFISLHALITDETRGMLNTEAFAKMKDGVRIINASRGALINDADLAAAIESGKVAGAALDVYEPEPPTEDNPLIGMESVIHTPHLAASTSDAQVTVAVEAAQLIINTLLHDSPQNVVNSAVLT, translated from the coding sequence ATGATCTATACCGTACTCATTCCTGATAATGTCGATCAAAAAGCGGTTGACCTGCTGGAAGGCACCGAAGGGCTGAACGTCGTCTACACAGGCAAGCTCTCCCAGGAGGAATTGGCTGCACAGGCTGGCGAAGCCCATGCTATGATCATCCGCAGCGGCGTTAAAATCACGCCGGAAGTCCTGGCTGCTGCCCCTAACCTGAAGGCTGTTGCACGCGCGGGCGTCGGCGTCGACAATGTCGACCTGGATGCTGCGACCTCTCACGGCGTCATTGTGATGAATACGCCCGGTGGTAATACCATTTCTACCGCTGAGCACACGTTCGGCCTGATGATCGCATTGGCGCGTTACATTCCCCAGGGGGACGCCTCCCTGCGCGCCGGACGTTGGGATCGTAAATCCTTCGTTGGCGTGGAGCTAAAAGATAAGGTGTTGGGCCTGATTGGCTTCGGGCGCATCGGCAAGGCGATTGCTCGTCGTGCACAGGCCTTTGATATGACCGTCATCGCCTATGACCCTTATATTGAGCCGAGCGCTGGCACCGAATTGGGCGTTGAATTGGTGCAGTTGGATGCGCTCTATGCGCAGGCCGATTTCATCAGCTTACATGCTCTCATCACAGATGAAACGCGCGGTATGCTCAACACAGAAGCCTTTGCCAAGATGAAGGACGGCGTGCGTATTATCAATGCCTCTCGTGGTGCTCTCATCAACGATGCGGACCTGGCTGCGGCGATTGAATCTGGCAAGGTAGCCGGGGCTGCCCTGGATGTCTATGAACCGGAGCCGCCTACAGAAGATAACCCGCTGATCGGCATGGAAAGCGTGATTCATACACCGCACCTGGCCGCCAGCACCAGCGATGCCCAGGTGACTGTGGCCGTAGAAGCGGCGCAGCTCATCATCAATACGCTGCTGCACGATAGCCCTCAGAATGTCGTCAACAGCGCTGTCTTGACCTGA
- a CDS encoding pyridoxal-phosphate-dependent aminotransferase family protein, whose product MTQSDHKYLVIPGPVEVRREILEAQSQWMIGHRSSEFAALYGRLHSKLQQAFFTESRVFMVGCSGTGFWEGASRNCIRDDQKVLHLRGGAFSDRWASISEANGKQVDTLDVEWGEAHTPEMLKEALQNGPYDAVCMVHNETSTGVTNPVKDLAAVVHAEAPDTLVLVDSVSGFLGTELCTDEWGLDLVLTSSQKAFALPPGIAFAAVSDRVLARAEQIEYRGYYFDFLEIDKSAQKNNTPSTPPVSLMFAADQQMDDILAEGIENRWARHIAMKEMTHEWATSRGFGLYADEPYRSNTVTTVDNREKGIDVNEMSKFMAGRGFAMDKGYGKIKGPTFRIAHMGDMQIATLEEVFDGLDAFIGK is encoded by the coding sequence ATGACCCAATCCGATCATAAGTACCTCGTCATACCCGGCCCGGTGGAAGTCCGCCGAGAAATCCTTGAAGCTCAGTCTCAATGGATGATCGGGCACCGTTCGTCTGAATTTGCTGCGTTGTACGGCCGTCTGCATAGTAAGTTGCAGCAGGCTTTCTTTACGGAAAGCCGTGTTTTCATGGTTGGTTGCTCTGGCACTGGCTTCTGGGAAGGCGCATCGCGTAACTGCATTCGTGATGATCAGAAAGTGCTGCATCTGCGCGGCGGCGCATTCAGCGACCGCTGGGCCAGCATCAGCGAAGCGAACGGCAAGCAGGTCGATACGCTGGATGTCGAGTGGGGCGAAGCACATACCCCTGAGATGTTAAAAGAAGCGCTGCAAAATGGCCCCTATGATGCCGTCTGCATGGTACACAATGAAACCAGCACCGGCGTTACCAACCCGGTCAAGGACCTGGCCGCCGTCGTCCATGCAGAAGCCCCGGATACGCTCGTCCTTGTGGATAGCGTCAGCGGCTTTTTGGGTACAGAATTGTGCACAGATGAATGGGGCCTGGACCTCGTGTTGACCAGCAGCCAGAAAGCCTTCGCGCTGCCCCCTGGCATTGCCTTCGCTGCTGTGAGTGACCGCGTCCTGGCACGTGCTGAGCAGATCGAGTATCGTGGCTATTACTTCGACTTCCTGGAAATTGATAAATCCGCCCAGAAGAACAATACCCCCAGCACACCGCCCGTCAGCCTGATGTTCGCCGCTGATCAACAGATGGATGACATCCTGGCAGAAGGCATTGAAAATCGCTGGGCACGCCACATCGCCATGAAAGAAATGACGCATGAATGGGCAACCTCGCGTGGGTTTGGCCTCTACGCTGATGAACCCTACCGTTCCAACACCGTGACCACAGTCGATAACCGCGAAAAGGGCATCGACGTCAACGAGATGTCCAAATTCATGGCCGGACGTGGTTTTGCGATGGATAAGGGCTACGGCAAGATCAAAGGCCCGACGTTCCGCATCGCACACATGGGCGATATGCAGATTGCTACCCTGGAAGAAGTCTTCGACGGGTTGGATGCCTTCATCGGTAAATAA